A stretch of Paenibacillus sp. URB8-2 DNA encodes these proteins:
- a CDS encoding HesA/MoeB/ThiF family protein, whose translation MEHALAGLVEQQRYARQLKLLGESGQKALKEATVMIAGIGGLGGTAAIYLAAAGVGKLILAHEGIIVMPDLNRQILMDNDHLGMERMSTAVEHLRRLNPEVEIEGYNSKIEYDKAKPWIESADIVIDARYDFPERYELNRLCVDAGKPMVEAAMYGFEISLTTMIPGETPCLECLYPDSKPQWEPLGFPVLGATSGIAGCLAALEAVKWITRVGTAYTGIMHRFNSLDFTTYSVRLTRNPNCACCGEGGKP comes from the coding sequence ATGGAGCACGCATTGGCCGGATTGGTGGAGCAGCAGCGGTATGCACGGCAGTTGAAACTGCTCGGAGAGAGCGGACAGAAGGCGCTAAAAGAAGCGACGGTAATGATCGCGGGTATCGGCGGCCTGGGCGGGACGGCAGCAATTTATTTGGCAGCCGCCGGAGTCGGAAAACTGATACTCGCGCACGAAGGCATAATTGTTATGCCGGACTTGAACCGGCAGATTCTGATGGATAACGATCACCTGGGAATGGAGCGGATGAGCACGGCCGTGGAGCATTTGCGGCGGCTCAATCCCGAGGTGGAGATCGAGGGCTACAATTCCAAGATTGAGTACGACAAAGCTAAACCTTGGATTGAGAGCGCCGATATTGTCATCGACGCCCGCTATGATTTTCCGGAGCGGTACGAATTGAACCGTCTCTGTGTGGACGCCGGCAAGCCGATGGTGGAAGCGGCGATGTACGGCTTTGAAATATCGCTTACAACGATGATTCCCGGAGAAACGCCATGTCTGGAGTGTTTGTACCCCGATAGCAAGCCTCAGTGGGAGCCCTTGGGATTTCCAGTTTTGGGTGCAACCTCAGGTATTGCGGGTTGCCTGGCTGCGCTGGAAGCCGTAAAATGGATTACAAGGGTAGGAACGGCCTATACCGGCATTATGCATCGCTTTAACTCACTCGACTTTACCACTTACAGTGTCCGACTTACCCGTAATCCGAATTGCGCTTGCTGCGGAGAAGGAGGTAAACCGTGA
- a CDS encoding DUF269 domain-containing protein has translation MDQTANEIASANEQPAERQPALPKRRSKPAPDPEKAAHLIRRLNDLLSASDYFGRHAALTPDEKIAKLFLASAEDKAKSDFNCTASDEVRRQVPVLFQAIAGVIEENCGLMIQSSAEINVEGFGRGLLYSGRVILVMKSLRAGFPFPFTSLDKTVAYGVACIEEGLAFLDKYKELTAVHGLLSLEG, from the coding sequence ATGGATCAAACGGCTAACGAAATCGCATCTGCGAATGAACAACCGGCTGAAAGACAACCGGCATTGCCGAAGCGCCGTTCCAAACCGGCCCCCGATCCTGAAAAGGCGGCTCATCTTATCCGCCGTTTGAACGATCTCCTTAGCGCAAGCGATTATTTCGGCCGGCATGCGGCCCTTACTCCTGATGAGAAGATTGCGAAGCTGTTCTTGGCATCAGCGGAGGATAAAGCTAAGTCGGACTTCAACTGCACCGCATCCGATGAGGTCCGCCGCCAGGTACCGGTATTGTTCCAGGCCATCGCCGGCGTGATAGAAGAGAACTGCGGCTTGATGATTCAAAGCTCTGCGGAAATCAACGTTGAGGGTTTCGGACGCGGGCTGCTCTATAGCGGCCGCGTTATCCTTGTGATGAAGAGCCTCCGCGCAGGCTTTCCGTTCCCGTTCACTTCCCTGGACAAGACGGTTGCCTATGGGGTTGCTTGCATAGAAGAGGGTCTTGCCTTTTTGGATAAATATAAAGAACTGACTGCTGTGCACGGATTGCTCAGTCTGGAGGGATAA
- the nifX gene encoding nitrogen fixation protein NifX, whose product MKVAFATDDGVRVNAHFGQSSMFAIYNITKSSSELVELRRIPDIAAQDEMGKIDSRIEAIADCTLIFLMQIGASAAAKVTRRKIMPVKVQFGSPIDEQVKRLADMLQGKPPMWLAKVLRAEEEEGAGVNGSNG is encoded by the coding sequence GTGAAAGTCGCGTTCGCCACAGATGACGGAGTTCGTGTAAATGCCCACTTCGGGCAAAGTTCGATGTTTGCCATTTATAACATTACAAAGAGCAGCAGTGAGCTTGTGGAGCTCCGCAGAATACCCGACATTGCAGCCCAGGATGAAATGGGCAAGATTGACAGCCGGATCGAGGCTATTGCCGATTGCACGCTGATCTTTCTGATGCAGATTGGAGCCTCGGCGGCGGCAAAGGTGACCCGTCGCAAAATCATGCCGGTCAAAGTGCAATTTGGCAGTCCGATTGATGAGCAGGTAAAACGGCTTGCGGACATGCTGCAAGGCAAGCCTCCTATGTGGCTGGCCAAGGTGCTTCGCGCGGAGGAAGAGGAAGGAGCTGGGGTTAATGGATCAAACGGCTAA
- the nifN gene encoding nitrogenase iron-molybdenum cofactor biosynthesis protein NifN, translating into MTVKRRSKPVSVNPLKIGQSLGGVLAMQGCYRAMPIVHGSQGCSAFPKALLTRHFREPIAVQTSALQEMDVIFDANRNLEEALNAVLSKHRPDIIGIIGTELTDVAGVDYQSMLKSYKRERNMRGGLAFSVTLPDFRGSLESGYSVTVEAMVDELIQQAGLRGQRNVNSRQITLLPGSYLTPGDVMELKEIVSSFGFEVIALPDISTSLSGHLLTGFSPLTRGGVPLDSMLQSLQSGLTIAFGASMERPARRLHNALGTPYKVFQGTMGLKASDELLNFLHQISGVPVPIRYCWQRENLLDCMLDAHFQFAGVSALAALEPDHLRSVSEWLDELGVEQKALITSYETPVVAEMEREVWVGDLDDAEVLGSGADLWISSSHGIAGAERIGAAFLAAGFPIWNELGSYMNVSVGYRGAMEWTNKAGNLLMRREAEHRESRVRHR; encoded by the coding sequence ATGACCGTTAAGAGACGAAGCAAACCGGTATCGGTCAATCCCCTCAAAATCGGGCAGTCTTTGGGCGGCGTCCTGGCTATGCAGGGCTGCTACCGGGCGATGCCGATTGTCCATGGTTCGCAGGGCTGCAGCGCTTTTCCCAAAGCGCTTCTAACCCGTCATTTTCGCGAACCGATTGCGGTGCAAACCTCCGCGCTTCAGGAAATGGACGTTATTTTTGACGCGAACCGAAATTTAGAAGAGGCTCTGAATGCGGTGCTGTCCAAGCATCGCCCCGATATTATCGGGATTATCGGGACTGAATTGACCGATGTTGCCGGAGTGGATTACCAGAGCATGCTGAAGTCATACAAGAGAGAGCGGAATATGCGCGGCGGGCTTGCCTTCTCTGTAACGCTGCCCGATTTTCGCGGATCGCTGGAATCGGGATACAGCGTAACCGTAGAAGCGATGGTCGATGAACTGATTCAGCAGGCTGGTCTCAGGGGACAGCGAAACGTGAATTCCCGCCAAATTACGCTGCTCCCGGGTTCGTATCTCACGCCCGGTGACGTAATGGAGCTAAAGGAAATCGTATCTTCCTTCGGCTTCGAGGTTATCGCGCTTCCTGATATTTCGACTTCTTTGTCAGGGCATCTGCTTACGGGATTCTCGCCGCTGACCAGAGGCGGTGTTCCTTTGGATTCCATGCTGCAGAGCCTGCAGTCGGGACTTACAATCGCCTTTGGCGCCAGCATGGAGCGTCCGGCAAGAAGATTGCATAACGCTCTGGGAACGCCCTACAAAGTGTTCCAGGGAACGATGGGACTTAAGGCATCCGACGAGCTGCTGAATTTTCTGCATCAAATCAGCGGAGTTCCTGTTCCAATCCGGTACTGTTGGCAGCGGGAAAACCTGCTTGACTGCATGCTTGATGCACACTTTCAGTTCGCCGGCGTCTCCGCGCTTGCTGCGCTTGAGCCGGATCATCTGCGTTCCGTATCGGAGTGGCTTGATGAACTGGGAGTTGAACAAAAAGCGCTCATTACTTCCTACGAAACTCCGGTAGTAGCCGAAATGGAACGTGAAGTATGGGTCGGCGATCTGGATGACGCCGAAGTTCTGGGAAGCGGAGCCGATCTGTGGATCAGCAGTTCACACGGAATAGCAGGAGCTGAACGTATCGGAGCGGCTTTCCTGGCTGCGGGCTTCCCGATTTGGAATGAGCTTGGATCTTATATGAATGTCTCCGTCGGCTATCGCGGTGCGATGGAGTGGACCAATAAAGCAGGCAATCTATTGATGAGAAGGGAGGCGGAGCATCGTGAAAGTCGCGTTCGCCACAGATGA
- the nifE gene encoding nitrogenase iron-molybdenum cofactor biosynthesis protein NifE: MEPIRKEELDDQACGSLAPKSKPCPRPKPGEAAGGCSFDGAQITLLPIMDAAHLVHGPVACAGNSWESRGSLSSGPSLSQYGFATDLSNNDIIFGGEKKLKDSIDYIAGRFAPPAIFVYSTCVTALIGEDMDAVCKEASDRLAIPIVPVNSPGFVGSKNLGNRLAGDALLQYVIGTGEPEQETPLGVNLIGEYNIAGEMWDIEKLMNQAGITLLSRITGDARYKEITWAHRAKANMVVCSRALLGLAKQMESKYGIPYFEGSFYGAKETTYSLRQMAFLLNDREMERRVDRLTEREENRLAHDLRPYRKILKGKKAVLYTGGVKSWSVISALKELGIQVVGVGTNKSSDEDVQRIADRVGDDTEYIPEGGASRIIKTVKERKADIMIAGGRNMYVAMKEQIPFVDINQERHKAYAGYEGLLRLAKELVDSMVNPIWKLASSPAPWDKEGNYDR, translated from the coding sequence ATGGAGCCTATTCGAAAGGAAGAGTTAGACGATCAGGCCTGCGGGAGCCTGGCTCCCAAATCCAAGCCTTGTCCACGGCCAAAACCGGGCGAGGCAGCTGGAGGATGCTCCTTCGACGGAGCGCAAATTACATTGCTTCCGATTATGGATGCTGCGCATCTCGTGCATGGACCGGTCGCTTGTGCCGGCAACAGTTGGGAAAGCCGGGGAAGCCTTTCGAGTGGACCCAGCCTCTCTCAATACGGCTTTGCGACGGATTTAAGTAATAATGACATCATTTTTGGCGGCGAAAAAAAGCTGAAAGACAGCATCGACTATATTGCCGGGCGTTTTGCGCCTCCGGCTATCTTTGTATATTCAACCTGTGTTACGGCGCTGATCGGCGAAGATATGGATGCCGTCTGTAAAGAGGCGTCGGATCGTCTGGCTATTCCGATAGTGCCTGTCAACAGCCCCGGCTTTGTCGGAAGCAAAAATCTCGGCAACCGGCTCGCGGGCGATGCGCTGCTCCAATATGTTATCGGTACGGGAGAACCGGAGCAAGAGACTCCGCTTGGTGTGAACCTGATTGGTGAGTATAACATCGCCGGCGAGATGTGGGACATTGAGAAGTTGATGAACCAAGCGGGAATTACGCTTCTATCCCGCATTACGGGCGACGCCAGATACAAGGAGATTACTTGGGCGCATCGCGCGAAAGCCAATATGGTCGTATGCAGCCGCGCCCTGCTTGGACTGGCGAAGCAGATGGAATCCAAGTACGGCATACCGTATTTTGAAGGATCGTTCTATGGCGCGAAAGAGACGACCTATTCTTTGCGCCAGATGGCCTTCCTGCTGAACGACAGGGAAATGGAACGCCGGGTAGACCGGTTGACAGAGCGCGAAGAGAACAGGCTGGCTCATGATTTGCGTCCGTACCGCAAAATTCTCAAAGGAAAAAAAGCGGTGCTTTATACAGGCGGAGTAAAGAGCTGGTCGGTCATTTCGGCGCTGAAAGAACTTGGCATTCAAGTCGTGGGCGTAGGCACCAACAAAAGCTCGGATGAAGATGTGCAGCGGATTGCCGACCGGGTAGGCGATGATACGGAATACATTCCGGAAGGCGGAGCAAGCCGCATTATCAAGACGGTGAAGGAACGCAAAGCCGACATTATGATTGCCGGCGGGCGGAATATGTATGTTGCAATGAAAGAACAGATACCGTTTGTGGACATCAACCAGGAGCGGCATAAAGCCTATGCGGGATACGAAGGTCTGCTTCGGCTGGCCAAGGAACTGGTAGATTCCATGGTCAATCCGATCTGGAAGCTTGCGTCATCGCCTGCTCCATGGGATAAGGAGGGCAACTATGACCGTTAA
- the nifK gene encoding nitrogenase molybdenum-iron protein subunit beta, with product MSKERINIPDYNTLFTEERYVQQRENKKQFEAPCTEQETAEALAYSQSAEYMEKNFERKAVVINPHKACQPLGSVMAALGFEKTLPFVHGSQGCNSYFRSHLSRHFKEPTPAVSSSMTEDAAVFGGMSNMIDGLENAVALYKPEMVAVCTTCMAEVIGDDLTAFIGNARQKGAIAEDFPVTYANTPSFIGSHITGYDAMIKNILNQLFDRSGLTAAPGTGEEGEKLNVLLGFEPYTGNFAEIRKILNAFDTKYTILGDHSGNYDSPATGEYEYYYGGTKLADVPKAANALGSLVLQKYTLKKTQEYISGTWKQQVSSLSTPLGVKATDKLLAAISELTGLPVPASLTEERGRVVDAYADSHPYLHGKRVALAGDPDLLLGLIGFCLEVGIEPVHILCSNGDVEFDGKKWKLEVEELLASSPYGSEATVYVGKDLWHLRSLLLNDPVDLAIGSSHVKFAAKDAGVPLVRVGFPIFDRHHMHRNPIIGYQGALNLLTLIVNIVLDQLDNNESGFGDLVR from the coding sequence ATGAGTAAGGAAAGAATAAACATTCCAGACTACAACACCTTGTTTACGGAAGAACGCTATGTACAACAGCGTGAGAACAAGAAACAATTTGAAGCGCCTTGCACTGAGCAGGAAACAGCAGAAGCGCTCGCTTACTCCCAATCTGCGGAGTATATGGAAAAGAACTTTGAACGTAAAGCGGTCGTTATCAATCCTCACAAAGCTTGCCAACCGCTCGGATCGGTTATGGCAGCACTCGGATTCGAAAAAACACTGCCGTTCGTACACGGATCGCAAGGCTGTAACTCTTACTTCCGCAGCCATTTAAGCCGTCACTTTAAAGAACCTACGCCAGCCGTTTCTTCCTCGATGACTGAGGATGCAGCCGTATTCGGCGGCATGAGCAACATGATCGACGGTCTGGAGAACGCCGTTGCTCTGTACAAACCGGAGATGGTAGCCGTATGTACCACTTGTATGGCGGAAGTTATCGGTGACGATCTGACGGCCTTTATCGGCAATGCTCGTCAAAAAGGCGCTATCGCCGAAGATTTCCCTGTTACGTATGCCAACACGCCTAGCTTCATCGGCTCGCATATTACTGGGTATGACGCAATGATCAAGAACATTCTGAACCAGCTGTTTGACCGTTCCGGCCTGACTGCCGCACCGGGTACTGGCGAAGAAGGCGAGAAGCTGAACGTACTGCTCGGATTCGAGCCTTACACAGGCAACTTTGCTGAAATCCGCAAAATCCTGAACGCTTTCGATACGAAGTACACGATTCTCGGCGATCACAGCGGCAACTACGATTCCCCGGCTACCGGCGAATATGAGTACTACTATGGCGGAACGAAGCTTGCCGATGTTCCGAAAGCCGCTAACGCGCTGGGTTCGCTCGTACTGCAAAAATATACTCTGAAGAAGACTCAAGAATATATCAGCGGAACCTGGAAACAACAAGTTTCCTCCTTGTCCACTCCGCTCGGCGTAAAAGCTACGGATAAGCTGCTCGCAGCTATCAGCGAACTGACTGGACTTCCGGTTCCGGCATCGCTCACCGAAGAACGCGGACGCGTGGTTGATGCTTACGCTGACAGCCATCCTTACCTGCATGGCAAACGTGTTGCGCTTGCTGGCGACCCTGACCTGCTGCTTGGCCTTATCGGATTCTGCCTTGAAGTCGGCATTGAGCCGGTACACATTCTGTGCTCGAACGGCGACGTTGAATTCGACGGCAAGAAGTGGAAGCTTGAAGTTGAAGAACTGCTGGCATCCAGTCCTTACGGTTCCGAAGCAACTGTCTATGTGGGCAAAGACCTTTGGCACCTGCGTTCGCTGCTGCTTAACGATCCGGTTGACCTGGCCATCGGCAGCTCGCACGTTAAATTCGCCGCCAAGGATGCGGGAGTACCGCTGGTCCGTGTAGGCTTCCCGATCTTTGACCGTCATCATATGCATCGCAATCCGATTATCGGCTACCAAGGAGCACTGAATCTGCTGACCTTGATTGTCAATATTGTCCTCGATCAGTTGGACAACAACGAGTCCGGTTTCGGTGATTTGGTTCGCTAA
- the nifD gene encoding nitrogenase molybdenum-iron protein alpha chain translates to MGLDIEANKKLVEDILEAYPDKAKKDRKKHFQINTEETKESCSCSLKSNIKSRPGVMTPRGCSYAGSKGVVWGPIKDMVHISHGPVGCGQYSWGTRRNYANGTLGIDNFTAMQITSDFQETDIVFGGDKKLEIICREIKEMFPLAKGISVQSECPVGLIGDDIEAVSKKMTKELEMPIVPVRCEGFRGVSQSLGHHIANDAIRDFVMGKADLAETGPYDVNIIGDYNIGGDAWASRILLEEMGLRVIAQWSGDGTLNELEIAHKAKMNLIHCHRSMNYMVDHMEKAYGIPWMEYNFFGPSKTYESLRAIAAKFDATIQENCEKVIAKYKPQMDAIIGKYRPRLEGKKVMLLIGGLRSRHTIGAYEDLGMEIVATGYEFAHKDDYERTFPDMQTGSIIMDDPTAYELEELAQKLNIDLMGSGVKEKYVYHKMGIPFRQMHSWDYSGPYHGFDGFKIFAKDMDMTVNNPIWNLFDKKEKVQPEGASV, encoded by the coding sequence ATGGGACTGGATATTGAGGCGAACAAAAAGTTAGTTGAGGACATACTGGAAGCCTATCCCGATAAAGCGAAAAAAGACCGTAAAAAGCACTTTCAGATTAACACGGAAGAAACCAAGGAATCCTGCAGTTGCTCCCTGAAATCGAACATTAAATCCCGTCCGGGCGTAATGACGCCGCGCGGTTGCTCCTATGCCGGTTCCAAAGGCGTGGTATGGGGACCAATCAAGGATATGGTTCACATCTCCCATGGCCCGGTTGGCTGCGGACAATACAGCTGGGGTACTCGCCGTAACTATGCGAACGGTACGCTTGGTATCGACAACTTCACTGCAATGCAAATCACAAGTGATTTCCAAGAGACGGATATCGTCTTCGGCGGCGACAAGAAGCTGGAAATCATCTGCCGCGAGATCAAGGAAATGTTCCCGCTGGCTAAAGGTATCTCTGTTCAATCCGAATGTCCGGTCGGTCTGATCGGCGACGATATTGAAGCAGTATCGAAGAAAATGACCAAAGAACTGGAAATGCCAATCGTTCCTGTACGTTGCGAAGGTTTCCGCGGCGTCAGCCAATCACTTGGTCACCATATCGCGAACGATGCCATCCGCGACTTTGTAATGGGTAAAGCGGATTTGGCCGAAACGGGTCCTTACGATGTAAATATCATCGGTGACTATAACATCGGCGGCGACGCTTGGGCTTCCCGTATCCTGTTGGAAGAAATGGGTCTGCGCGTAATCGCTCAATGGTCCGGCGACGGCACACTGAACGAGTTGGAAATCGCCCACAAAGCGAAGATGAACCTGATTCACTGCCACCGTTCCATGAACTACATGGTTGATCATATGGAAAAAGCTTACGGTATTCCGTGGATGGAGTACAACTTCTTCGGACCGTCGAAAACTTACGAGAGCCTGCGCGCGATCGCTGCCAAGTTCGACGCAACGATCCAAGAAAACTGCGAGAAGGTTATCGCCAAATACAAGCCGCAAATGGATGCCATCATCGGCAAATACAGACCTCGTCTGGAAGGCAAGAAAGTTATGCTGCTGATCGGTGGTCTGCGTTCCCGCCACACCATCGGCGCTTACGAAGATCTGGGCATGGAAATCGTTGCTACGGGCTACGAATTTGCTCATAAAGACGACTATGAAAGAACCTTCCCTGATATGCAGACAGGATCGATCATCATGGACGATCCGACAGCTTACGAGTTGGAAGAGCTCGCTCAAAAATTGAACATCGACCTTATGGGATCGGGTGTTAAGGAAAAATACGTATACCACAAAATGGGTATTCCGTTCCGTCAAATGCACTCCTGGGATTACAGCGGTCCGTACCATGGCTTCGACGGCTTCAAGATTTTTGCCAAGGACATGGATATGACTGTGAACAACCCGATTTGGAATTTGTTTGACAAGAAAGAAAAAGTACAGCCAGAGGGGGCGAGCGTATGA
- the nifH gene encoding nitrogenase iron protein — MSKKPRQIAFYGKGGIGKSTTSQNTLAQLATTFGQKIMIVGCDPKADSTRLILNTKAQQTVLHMAAELGSVEDLELEDVVATGFGDILCVESGGPEPGVGCAGRGIITSINFLEEQGAYDGMDFISYDVLGDVVCGGFAMPIRENKAQEIYIVCSGEMMAMYAANNIARGILKYAQSGSVRLGGLICNSRNTDREDELIMELARRLNTQMIHFVPRDNVVQHAELRRMTVTQYNPEHNQANEYKQLADKILHNEMLNIPTPIEMDELEQLLIDFGVVEDEETAIKKLEAAGH; from the coding sequence ATGAGTAAGAAACCAAGACAAATCGCATTTTACGGTAAAGGCGGTATCGGTAAATCCACGACTTCCCAGAACACTTTGGCTCAGCTGGCAACGACTTTCGGTCAAAAAATCATGATCGTAGGTTGTGACCCTAAAGCCGACTCCACTCGTCTGATCCTGAACACGAAAGCTCAACAAACAGTACTTCACATGGCCGCTGAATTGGGTTCGGTTGAAGACCTCGAACTGGAAGACGTAGTAGCAACTGGCTTTGGCGACATCCTCTGCGTTGAGTCCGGCGGTCCGGAACCAGGCGTAGGCTGCGCAGGCCGCGGTATCATCACTTCCATCAACTTCCTGGAAGAGCAAGGCGCTTATGACGGCATGGACTTCATCTCTTACGACGTACTCGGTGACGTTGTGTGCGGCGGTTTCGCAATGCCTATCCGCGAGAACAAAGCCCAAGAGATCTACATCGTCTGTTCCGGCGAAATGATGGCTATGTACGCAGCCAACAACATCGCACGCGGTATCCTGAAATATGCTCAAAGCGGCAGCGTTCGTCTGGGCGGCCTGATCTGTAACTCCCGTAACACCGACCGTGAAGACGAGCTGATCATGGAACTTGCACGTCGCTTGAACACGCAAATGATCCACTTCGTACCTCGCGACAACGTTGTACAACATGCCGAGCTGAGAAGAATGACGGTTACTCAGTACAACCCTGAGCACAACCAAGCCAACGAATACAAGCAACTGGCTGACAAAATCCTGCACAACGAAATGCTGAACATTCCGACTCCGATCGAAATGGACGAACTGGAACAACTGCTGATCGATTTCGGTGTGGTGGAAGACGAAGAAACAGCCATCAAAAAGCTGGAAGCTGCTGGTCACTAA
- the nifB gene encoding nitrogenase cofactor biosynthesis protein NifB gives MKPQPTSCLSNAAEDDISRHPCYSEEAHRFFARMHIPVAPACNIQCNYCNRKFDCVNESRPGVVSEVLTPEQAERKVKGVAAQLMQLSVVGIAGPGDPLANADKTFDTFARVRKNVPDVMLCLSTNGLTLYRHIDRIVELGINHVTITINAIDPDVGKEIYPWVFDEGVRYEGREAAAMLISRQLQGVEALAKQGILVKVNSIMIPGVNDHHLVEVSKKVKELGATLHNVTPLIIAPGSQYEKDGRKAPRPRELNQLQEQLSEGGTKLMRHCRQCRADAVGLLGQDRNQDFQLETMEADPVIDLDAREQFQQELDTKIRQRVISKQNRRNILDENKKTRVAVASRGGDKVNQHFGHATEFMIFDTDGAEVEFVGIRKIQAYCHGTADCNGDKGETLQEITSILSDCRILLSSGIGDAPRAALNKAGVLPLVRKGGIQEAILESVKYGSYFENINISKG, from the coding sequence ATGAAGCCGCAGCCGACGTCGTGTTTATCAAATGCAGCAGAGGACGACATCAGTCGCCACCCTTGCTACAGCGAGGAAGCCCATCGGTTTTTTGCCCGGATGCATATCCCGGTCGCTCCCGCCTGCAACATCCAATGCAATTACTGCAACCGTAAATTCGACTGCGTGAACGAAAGCAGACCAGGGGTTGTCAGTGAGGTGCTGACTCCGGAACAAGCGGAGCGGAAAGTAAAAGGTGTGGCGGCACAATTGATGCAGCTATCGGTGGTCGGCATAGCCGGTCCCGGAGATCCGCTTGCCAACGCGGATAAGACGTTCGATACGTTTGCCAGAGTCAGAAAGAATGTGCCTGATGTGATGCTTTGCCTCAGCACCAACGGACTTACGCTTTACCGGCACATCGATCGGATTGTAGAACTTGGCATCAATCATGTGACCATTACGATTAACGCGATCGACCCTGATGTAGGCAAAGAGATTTATCCTTGGGTGTTCGATGAAGGAGTAAGGTACGAAGGAAGAGAAGCCGCCGCTATGCTGATCAGCCGCCAGCTTCAAGGCGTGGAGGCATTGGCTAAGCAGGGTATTCTCGTCAAAGTCAACTCGATAATGATCCCGGGGGTCAACGATCATCATCTGGTTGAAGTATCAAAGAAAGTCAAAGAACTCGGTGCGACGCTTCATAACGTAACGCCGCTGATTATCGCCCCGGGTAGCCAGTATGAGAAAGACGGTCGCAAAGCTCCCCGTCCAAGGGAATTGAACCAGCTGCAGGAGCAGCTGAGCGAGGGCGGAACCAAGCTTATGCGCCACTGCCGCCAATGCCGTGCAGACGCAGTGGGACTGCTCGGTCAGGACCGGAACCAGGATTTCCAATTGGAAACGATGGAAGCCGATCCTGTAATCGACCTCGACGCAAGAGAACAATTCCAGCAGGAGCTTGACACCAAAATCCGTCAGCGTGTTATCTCGAAGCAGAATCGTCGGAACATTCTTGACGAGAATAAGAAGACTAGAGTCGCGGTTGCTTCCAGAGGCGGAGACAAGGTCAACCAGCATTTCGGACATGCGACGGAATTTATGATTTTCGATACGGACGGCGCCGAAGTGGAATTCGTCGGTATCCGGAAGATTCAGGCCTACTGCCACGGCACAGCCGATTGCAACGGAGATAAAGGCGAAACGCTTCAAGAGATCACCTCAATCCTCAGCGATTGTCGTATTCTTCTCAGCTCCGGTATCGGCGACGCGCCCCGCGCGGCGTTGAACAAAGCAGGCGTGCTGCCTCTGGTCCGCAAAGGCGGAATACAGGAAGCCATTCTTGAAAGTGTGAAATACGGTTCTTATTTTGAAAATATTAATATATCGAAGGGATGA